Proteins encoded together in one uncultured Sphaerochaeta sp. window:
- a CDS encoding LacI family DNA-binding transcriptional regulator, with protein MGRNKITIEDIAREANVGIGTVSRVLNNSSHVAEDTRKRVLDVVKARQYSPSGAASRLARNDAIESTVGLLLPDIGNHYFFEIFETIYRKFRGLGVDLLIFNYEKHNPQFIQKVLGAQLSALLIFAFQLDETERELLRRRNVPYLYIDYSRDDEHCMYTDNEQGGRLAARYLLSKGVKHPGYIAMDPPGQTDTDRHTGFISELALYGYKECALYNSEISEEMGYQIGMQIIDEQTCDGVFCYCDDIAVGVYRAMRERGSSIRIIGFDGVRATEHLGISTVSQEPGAIGTQAASFIVNLMEAHQERPPIHHRIIPVLVDRNS; from the coding sequence ATGGGCAGGAATAAAATAACGATCGAAGACATTGCCCGTGAAGCTAATGTAGGAATCGGCACTGTTTCACGTGTTCTCAACAACAGCTCCCATGTTGCAGAAGATACCCGTAAGCGGGTTCTAGATGTGGTAAAGGCTCGACAATACTCCCCAAGTGGCGCTGCAAGCCGACTTGCGCGTAATGACGCCATTGAGTCAACGGTGGGATTGCTCCTGCCAGATATTGGAAACCACTACTTCTTTGAAATATTTGAGACCATCTACAGAAAATTCCGTGGATTGGGTGTAGACCTCCTCATATTCAACTATGAGAAGCATAACCCACAATTTATCCAGAAAGTACTGGGAGCCCAACTCTCCGCCCTACTCATCTTTGCTTTCCAGCTCGACGAAACAGAGAGGGAACTGCTGAGAAGACGAAATGTACCCTACCTGTATATCGACTACTCTCGTGATGACGAGCACTGTATGTACACAGACAATGAACAGGGAGGGCGTCTTGCCGCCCGGTATCTTCTCTCAAAAGGGGTGAAACACCCTGGATATATCGCGATGGACCCCCCAGGGCAGACTGACACAGACCGACATACAGGATTTATCAGTGAACTCGCTCTCTATGGTTATAAGGAGTGTGCGCTGTACAACTCTGAGATATCAGAGGAGATGGGCTACCAGATCGGCATGCAAATCATCGATGAACAAACCTGTGACGGAGTCTTCTGCTACTGTGACGACATAGCCGTGGGAGTATATAGGGCTATGAGGGAGAGGGGAAGCTCCATTCGCATCATAGGATTCGATGGCGTTCGTGCTACCGAGCACCTAGGTATCTCGACGGTTAGCCAAGAACCTGGAGCCATTGGTACACAAGCCGCCTCCTTCATCGTAAACCTCATGGAGGCTCACCAGGAGCGACCACCCATACATCATCGAATCATTCCTGTCCTCGTTGACCGCAACAGCTAA